A window of Mycolicibacterium madagascariense genomic DNA:
GACAGCACGCCCGGCATGCCGTTCAGCGCGTCGACCGCGAGGCCGGAGTCGTCGGCGACCGCGGGCAGACCCGTCGCGGTGAACGCGTCGCGCGCCTTGGCCAGCGCGTTCTGCTCGAACGTCGCGCCCGTCTCGGGTGCCTCGTCGAACGGGGCGACGTCGTCGAGTGACAGCAGCCGCAGCCCGGACACCCCCGCCCCGTCGAGCACGCGGCGCAGTTCGGCCAGCTTCTTGGGGTTGCGGCTGGCGACCAGGATCGACGTCAGCTTCCGAACGCCTTCTTGGGCGGCGTGGTCGGCTCCGGCAGCACACCGGGGTAGGGCAGTTCGAGCGCCTCGCGCTGCAGGACGAACAGTTGCTCGCACGCGGCCAGCGCGGCATCGAGCATCTTGTCCAACGTCGACCGCGGGAACGTCGCCCCCTCACCGGTGCCCTGAATCTCGACCAGCGTCCCGGTGTCGGTGGCGACGACGTTCATGTCGACCTCGGCGCGGGAGTCCTCCTCGTAGGGCAGGTCGGTGCGGACCCGTCCGTCGACGACGCCGACCGACACCGCCGCGATGGCACACGAGAGCGGCCTGGGGTCCGAAAGCCGTTGTGCCGCAGACAAATACGTCACGGCGTCGGCCAACGCCACGTACGCCCCGGTGATCGCCGCGGTGCGGGTGCCGCCGTCGGCCTGCAGGACGTCGCAGTCAATGGCGATGGTGTTCTCGCCGAGCGCGCCGAGGTCGATGCAGGCGCGCAGCGACCGCCCGACGAGCCGACTGATCTCCTGCGTGCGGCCACCGACGCGCCCCTTGACCGACTCGCGGTCCGAGCGGGTGTGGGTGGCCGACGGCAGCATGGCGTACTCGGCGGTCAGCCACCCCAGCCCCGAACCCTTCCGCCAGCGCGGCACGCCCTCGGTGACGCTGGCCGTGCAGAGCACGCGGGTCTGGCCGAACTCGACCAATACGGACCCCGCCGGATGCCGAGTGAAACCGCGGGTGATGGCTACCGGTCGCAGCTCGTCGTCGAGCCGTCCGTCTTCTCGTCTGGACACCCGCCAACCCTAACCGGTGGGGTCGACCGGGCTAGTGGGCCGTGACCTCGAAGGTCTCGTTGCACACCACCGCGTGCACCGGTCCGTCGAACTCGGTCTTGGCCTCGCTGATGACGTCCTCGCGCGACGTCCACGGCGGGATGTGGGTCAGCAGCAGCTCGTGCACGCCCGCCTTGGCGGCGACGCGGCCCGCCTCGGCACCCGACATGTGCAGGTTGGGCGGACGGTCCGGCGCGTCCGTCCACGACGCCTCGCACAGGAAGGCGTCGGCCCCGCTGGCGAGTTCGACCAGTTCCTCGCAGTAGCCCGTGTCCCCGCTGTACACCAGCGTCGCCCCGGACGGATCGGTGAAGCGCATGCCGTAGGACTCGGTCGGATGGCACACCAGCCGTGGCAGCACGGTGAGCGCACCGATCTGCACGGCCTCGCGGTCGACCCACCGGTGGATGTCGAAGATGTCGGAGAAGTCGTCGATCTCGCCGCCCTCGGGCGAGGACGCCGCACCGAGTCGAGCCCAGGTGTCGGTGGGACCGAACATCAGCGCGCGCCCCTTGGGTGGCGACGGATGGTAGCGGCGCCACACGAACAGCCCCGGAAGGTCGAGGCAGTGGTCGGCGTGCAGGTGCGACAGCAGGACGCTCACCGTGCCGGGATCGGCGTGGCGCT
This region includes:
- the rph gene encoding ribonuclease PH; the protein is MSRREDGRLDDELRPVAITRGFTRHPAGSVLVEFGQTRVLCTASVTEGVPRWRKGSGLGWLTAEYAMLPSATHTRSDRESVKGRVGGRTQEISRLVGRSLRACIDLGALGENTIAIDCDVLQADGGTRTAAITGAYVALADAVTYLSAAQRLSDPRPLSCAIAAVSVGVVDGRVRTDLPYEEDSRAEVDMNVVATDTGTLVEIQGTGEGATFPRSTLDKMLDAALAACEQLFVLQREALELPYPGVLPEPTTPPKKAFGS
- a CDS encoding cyclic nucleotide-degrading phosphodiesterase gives rise to the protein MSVRITVLGCSGSVTGPDSPASGYLVTAPDTPPLAVDFGGGVLGALQRHADPGTVSVLLSHLHADHCLDLPGLFVWRRYHPSPPKGRALMFGPTDTWARLGAASSPEGGEIDDFSDIFDIHRWVDREAVQIGALTVLPRLVCHPTESYGMRFTDPSGATLVYSGDTGYCEELVELASGADAFLCEASWTDAPDRPPNLHMSGAEAGRVAAKAGVHELLLTHIPPWTSREDVISEAKTEFDGPVHAVVCNETFEVTAH